The DNA segment AACGGCACATTGCAGGTGCATGCCGATGGCTCCGGAGCCGAGTCCTGGGCTTCCCTGGTCGCCTGCGCCTGAATCAGGGGTTACTCCAGAAAAGAGATTTACTCCCAAAGAGAGGACTACGCCTGGATGGTCTCTTCAGCCGGCGACTGATGCTGGCTGGCCCAATGGCTGTTGTGGCGGTGGCGGTGGGATTTGCGGCCCAGGGCCTAGCTCCCCGACCCTATGGGGCCGCCCATGGCGAGTTGCTGGATGCCCTTGTTGATTCGCCGCCCCCGGCGCAAGACACGACTACCGCAGCTGAGCAATTGCGCCGTCTCGAGGCGCGCCGGGCAACCCCTCAAGCAGCTGCCAATGCCACTGCCAGCCTCGGCCTGGCTGAGCCCGAAGCGGGTCCGGGAGTTGATCTGGAAATCCGCGTCGCCCTACTTGGCGCCGGCGCCAACCCCGATCTCTCCGCCAGCGGAGCCTGGCAGGTTGTCAGCCGAGACGGCCAGCTGCTCCAGCAGGGTGGCGCCGGCAGTTCGGTGAACCTCAGTGAACTCTGGCTCCAGGGGCCAGAAGCCTGGCTTCAGACCAGTGGGAGCTCCCTATTGGTCAACGGCCGCCCCTATGGAGGTCGCCTGCGTTTGATTCCGGATAGTGGCGGGCTCAGGGTGGTCAATCACGTTGGTCTGGAGACCTACATCGGTGGCGTGGTTGGAGCTGAGATGCCGAGCAGCTGGTCGCTAGATGCTCTGCGCGCCCAGGCCGTAGCCGCCCGCTCCTATGCCCTCGCCCACATGGCTCGCCCAGCCAACCGCCACTGGCATCTTGGTGACACAACACGCTGGCAGGCCTACAAGGGCCTATCCAGCAGCAAC comes from the Cyanobium sp. Tous-M-B4 genome and includes:
- a CDS encoding SpoIID/LytB domain-containing protein, which produces MLAGPMAVVAVAVGFAAQGLAPRPYGAAHGELLDALVDSPPPAQDTTTAAEQLRRLEARRATPQAAANATASLGLAEPEAGPGVDLEIRVALLGAGANPDLSASGAWQVVSRDGQLLQQGGAGSSVNLSELWLQGPEAWLQTSGSSLLVNGRPYGGRLRLIPDSGGLRVVNHVGLETYIGGVVGAEMPSSWSLDALRAQAVAARSYALAHMARPANRHWHLGDTTRWQAYKGLSSSNERTRQAAASTAGMILSYQGAIVESLYAANRQISLEAHGHLGASMSQHGAQDLAKQGYRYNQILGHYYQGASLARLKAGAS